The following proteins come from a genomic window of Novosphingobium sp. P6W:
- a CDS encoding MFS transporter codes for MTYADTRPTAPAWLAVFSLTMGVFGLLTAEYLPASLLTPMAADLGVSEALAGQAVTVTAVVALFSGLLVPILTQRLNRRTVLLSFTMLMIASNLLVAMSSNLVLLLVMRILLGVALGGFWSMAAAVAMRLVPPPLLPRALSIIFSGIAVGTVVAVPLGSYMGGTFGWQSAFYAAAAIGTVTLAVQLFTLPSMAPGQPSRLRTVLDVTLRPGIAVGMMGCILAHVGHFALFTYIRPFLEATIGIGSEGLALLLLGFGVANFAGTLLAGWLMERSMRATMALLPAVVGLTALAMVLVPASIGGHALLVAIWGLAFGGVPVGWSAWVAHSVPDQAESAGGMVVASVQGSIALGAAAGGAVFGATGIVGVFAAGGIVTLGAAAWILLRVQMPERTGPSAIHV; via the coding sequence ATGACATATGCAGATACCAGACCGACGGCTCCCGCCTGGCTGGCCGTCTTCTCCCTGACCATGGGCGTGTTCGGCCTGCTGACGGCCGAGTACCTGCCCGCGAGCCTCCTGACGCCGATGGCGGCTGATCTGGGCGTTTCCGAAGCGCTGGCGGGGCAAGCCGTCACCGTGACCGCCGTGGTCGCGCTGTTCTCCGGCCTGCTGGTGCCGATCCTGACGCAGCGGCTCAATCGCAGGACCGTGCTGCTAAGCTTCACCATGCTCATGATCGCGTCGAACCTGCTGGTGGCGATGTCCAGCAATCTGGTCTTGCTGCTGGTCATGCGCATATTGCTGGGCGTGGCGCTCGGCGGGTTCTGGAGCATGGCCGCAGCGGTCGCGATGCGGCTGGTGCCGCCACCGCTCTTGCCGCGCGCTTTGTCCATCATCTTCAGCGGCATCGCGGTGGGCACGGTGGTGGCCGTGCCGCTGGGCAGCTATATGGGCGGCACCTTCGGGTGGCAGAGCGCCTTCTACGCGGCGGCGGCCATCGGCACCGTTACGCTAGCGGTGCAGCTGTTCACCCTGCCGTCTATGGCGCCCGGCCAGCCGTCGCGGTTGCGTACAGTACTCGACGTCACGCTGCGTCCGGGCATCGCCGTCGGCATGATGGGGTGCATCTTGGCCCATGTCGGCCACTTCGCGTTGTTCACCTATATCCGCCCCTTTCTCGAAGCGACGATCGGTATCGGCTCCGAAGGGCTTGCCCTGTTGCTGCTGGGCTTTGGCGTGGCGAACTTCGCGGGCACACTGCTGGCGGGCTGGCTGATGGAGCGAAGCATGCGCGCGACGATGGCTCTCTTGCCGGCCGTAGTGGGACTAACGGCGCTGGCGATGGTCCTGGTGCCGGCGTCCATCGGCGGGCATGCGCTGCTGGTGGCGATCTGGGGCCTCGCCTTCGGCGGCGTGCCGGTCGGGTGGTCGGCCTGGGTCGCGCACTCAGTTCCCGATCAGGCGGAAAGTGCAGGCGGGATGGTCGTCGCTTCGGTGCAGGGGTCCATTGCACTGGGCGCGGCAGCAGGGGGCGCAGTGTTTGGAGCCACGGGCATCGTCGGCGTATTCGCGGCTGGCGGTATCGTGACGCTGGGTGCTGCTGCCTGGATACTTCTGCGCGTGCAAATGCCTGAACGGACCGGTCCTTCCGCCATTCACGTATAG
- a CDS encoding Na+/H+ antiporter, with product MHFFELLVAMLLATIILQFGAHRLGLPPAVALLVGGILLAFLPGLPVVTLNPELVLVIFLPPLLMDGARSIAIHSLHRNMIGVLSLAVGAVVFTTVVVALVVRLLMPSLPWAACAALGAIVAPPDAISARALLQRVSLPRRLAILLEGESLFNDASGLVLFRFAVAAGVTGAFSASGAVGSFFILAIGGMVVGILVSTAWVLLVRRLEDEYLMIAASVLAPWVAYLLAEAFHVSGVIATVTAGLICGWYQHVIFSPAVRMRGTSFWAVMIFLLEATVFMLIGSSLRGIIERVGGFEVVFENMAVPILVVLAALTAARFAWIFGSTGIVQVLRAAGLTRYEPMGIGSMTVLGWAGMRGVVTLAVALSVPADFPGRDFMLVMAFAVILGTVLLQGMTLGPLIRFANLDEATSDHPRLSLAQAQTLMAQAQASRIEALLDSAGCPGAHPQLLARYQKHSAVSATNCGREPSHDEWHYSKSHLILEAVAAGRRSLLSLHRAGDIDEHVLRTLERDLDVEELSTLSNRS from the coding sequence ATGCATTTTTTCGAGCTCCTGGTCGCCATGTTGCTGGCGACGATCATTCTCCAGTTCGGAGCCCATCGGCTTGGGCTACCGCCTGCCGTCGCGCTACTCGTTGGCGGCATCTTGCTGGCCTTCCTACCTGGCCTACCGGTGGTAACGCTGAATCCTGAACTGGTGCTCGTGATCTTCCTGCCGCCCTTGCTGATGGACGGCGCGCGGTCGATTGCCATCCATTCCTTGCATCGCAACATGATCGGCGTGCTGTCGCTCGCTGTGGGCGCGGTCGTGTTTACGACTGTGGTGGTGGCGCTGGTGGTTCGCCTGCTCATGCCTTCGCTGCCATGGGCCGCGTGCGCCGCGCTTGGCGCCATTGTCGCTCCGCCGGATGCGATCTCGGCCCGCGCACTTTTGCAGCGGGTAAGCCTGCCCCGCCGCTTGGCCATATTGTTGGAGGGGGAGAGCCTCTTCAACGACGCCAGCGGCCTCGTCCTCTTCCGCTTTGCCGTCGCGGCCGGCGTCACCGGGGCATTTAGCGCGTCGGGAGCTGTGGGAAGTTTCTTCATACTCGCCATAGGCGGAATGGTCGTTGGTATCCTGGTCAGTACGGCTTGGGTTTTGCTCGTCCGCCGACTGGAAGATGAGTATTTGATGATCGCCGCGTCCGTTCTCGCGCCGTGGGTCGCCTATCTGCTCGCTGAGGCTTTTCATGTGTCTGGCGTGATCGCCACTGTGACGGCAGGGCTGATCTGCGGCTGGTATCAGCACGTGATTTTTTCGCCCGCGGTCCGCATGCGTGGCACCTCCTTCTGGGCGGTGATGATCTTTCTCCTCGAGGCGACGGTCTTCATGCTGATCGGTTCGTCTCTGCGGGGCATCATCGAGCGTGTGGGCGGGTTCGAGGTTGTGTTCGAGAATATGGCGGTGCCGATCCTCGTGGTGCTTGCGGCACTGACAGCCGCCAGATTTGCGTGGATCTTCGGATCCACAGGGATCGTTCAGGTCCTGCGCGCCGCAGGCCTTACGCGCTACGAACCGATGGGAATTGGCAGCATGACCGTGCTGGGGTGGGCGGGAATGCGGGGTGTCGTGACCTTGGCGGTCGCCCTCAGCGTCCCGGCCGACTTCCCCGGACGAGATTTCATGCTGGTCATGGCGTTCGCCGTGATCCTGGGAACCGTCTTGTTACAGGGAATGACCCTTGGACCGTTGATCCGGTTCGCCAACCTCGATGAGGCTACAAGCGATCACCCCCGGCTCAGCCTTGCGCAGGCGCAGACCCTTATGGCCCAGGCGCAGGCATCACGGATCGAGGCGCTTCTTGACAGTGCGGGGTGCCCCGGCGCTCATCCCCAGTTGCTAGCGCGATACCAGAAGCACTCTGCGGTATCTGCGACAAATTGCGGACGCGAACCGTCCCATGACGAATGGCATTATTCGAAGTCGCATCTCATCCTCGAAGCTGTTGCTGCAGGGAGACGGTCGCTTCTGAGCCTTCATCGTGCTGGCGACATCGATGAACACGTGCTGCGTACCCTCGAGCGTGATCTCGACGTCGAAGAATTGAGCACGCTCTCCAATCGCTCCTGA
- a CDS encoding site-specific integrase gives MNALTLQKVVAEALADVGVNSAFLQKPKGRPRTTTWLGIEHGFGIRHYATGRNVYIVQTRMAGRVATITIGPTSVITKHQAAMVARRVLAYAQVGADPAAERKRIRTAPRFDDFLDEFWRRWAPRWKPSTYHTQGVYREHYLDGAFPGIFIDALNEADVTSWFADINNRIGPGGANRVMSILSSMMNRAEAWGYRLENTNPCRAVRPNKKRRNERFLSKAELARVGMVLTEKREGDHAVRSIAATAITLILLTGCRVGEIMGLQWGDIRGNRLKLRDSKTGPRVVWLGDEARGLIDALPRNSKVPWLFWNQKRRKRMRFVDYYWREFQALAGLRKVRLHDLRHTFASHAAMSKETLPMIGRLLGHSNPQSTSRYAHLNDEHLLDAAEQIGTAIERMLN, from the coding sequence ATGAATGCTCTGACCCTTCAAAAAGTAGTCGCCGAAGCGCTCGCCGATGTCGGCGTCAATTCCGCCTTTCTCCAAAAGCCGAAGGGGCGACCGCGGACGACCACGTGGCTGGGTATCGAACATGGCTTTGGTATTCGGCACTACGCGACCGGCAGGAACGTCTACATCGTCCAGACCCGCATGGCGGGGCGCGTTGCCACAATCACCATCGGCCCCACTTCCGTCATCACCAAGCACCAGGCAGCGATGGTCGCCCGTCGCGTGCTCGCTTATGCTCAGGTTGGTGCCGATCCCGCGGCCGAGCGCAAGCGCATCCGCACGGCTCCGCGTTTCGATGACTTTCTCGATGAATTCTGGCGCCGCTGGGCGCCGCGCTGGAAGCCTTCGACATACCATACGCAAGGCGTCTATCGTGAACACTACCTCGACGGTGCATTCCCCGGGATCTTCATCGACGCCCTGAATGAAGCAGATGTTACCAGCTGGTTTGCCGATATCAACAACCGCATCGGCCCCGGCGGCGCCAACCGCGTCATGTCGATTCTCAGCAGCATGATGAACCGCGCCGAGGCTTGGGGATACCGGCTTGAAAACACCAACCCCTGTCGGGCCGTCCGACCGAACAAAAAGCGCCGGAACGAACGCTTCTTGAGCAAGGCAGAACTTGCGCGTGTCGGCATGGTGCTGACCGAGAAGCGAGAAGGTGATCATGCCGTCAGATCAATCGCCGCTACGGCTATCACCTTGATCCTCCTGACAGGTTGCCGGGTCGGCGAGATCATGGGCCTGCAATGGGGCGATATCCGGGGAAACCGGCTCAAGTTGCGCGATAGCAAGACAGGCCCGCGCGTTGTCTGGCTGGGCGACGAGGCTCGCGGGCTAATCGACGCGCTACCAAGAAATTCGAAGGTGCCTTGGCTGTTTTGGAATCAGAAACGGCGCAAGCGCATGCGTTTCGTGGATTATTATTGGCGAGAATTTCAGGCACTGGCGGGACTGCGAAAAGTCAGGCTGCACGATCTGCGGCACACATTCGCCAGCCACGCCGCTATGAGCAAGGAGACGTTGCCCATGATCGGGCGTCTGCTCGGGCACAGCAATCCGCAGTCTACGTCTCGCTATGCTCATCTTAATGACGAGCATTTGCTCGATGCCGCAGAGCAGATCGGCACTGCCATCGAGCGCATGCTGAACTGA
- a CDS encoding AraC family transcriptional regulator has product MANPADLIGELLTALRLNGVRYHRIQTGPRFGFGFRGQPGEVFFHYVAVGSVTLRMTDGSLHRIDAGQAVFLPRGSDHALLSDSEVAVRDVESFDAAQLGDAVRNVDTCPSSDPVPGIVLFHGRMTLDLGGMHGLGPLMPALMVVDAAEQRAPDLALILQAMKTEICAGRIGFAAMLARLADVAAAMIIRAWIEHGCDDASGLIAALRDPRLSRAILALHRDPRRNWSVAELAAECNVSRSAFAERFHATIALTPLRYATEMKMGLARQWLAQERLAIDTVADRLGYTSQAAFSRAFKRVTGQSPGASRRAQA; this is encoded by the coding sequence GTGGCTAATCCTGCCGATCTGATTGGCGAACTCCTCACCGCGCTTCGCCTGAACGGTGTGCGGTATCACCGCATCCAGACCGGCCCGCGCTTCGGGTTCGGGTTTCGCGGCCAGCCGGGCGAAGTGTTCTTCCATTACGTTGCGGTTGGTTCGGTCACCCTGCGAATGACGGATGGCAGCCTGCATCGCATCGACGCGGGCCAGGCGGTGTTCCTGCCGCGCGGGTCCGATCATGCGCTGCTGTCCGACTCCGAGGTGGCGGTGCGGGACGTCGAGAGTTTCGACGCGGCACAGCTAGGCGATGCCGTGCGTAACGTGGACACCTGCCCCAGCAGCGATCCGGTGCCGGGCATCGTGCTGTTTCATGGGCGCATGACGCTGGACCTTGGCGGCATGCATGGCCTTGGCCCCTTGATGCCTGCCTTGATGGTCGTCGATGCAGCCGAGCAACGCGCGCCCGATCTCGCTCTGATCCTGCAGGCGATGAAGACCGAGATCTGCGCCGGCCGGATCGGCTTTGCCGCCATGCTCGCGCGGTTGGCCGATGTCGCTGCGGCAATGATTATCCGCGCATGGATCGAGCATGGCTGCGACGACGCCTCGGGACTGATCGCGGCATTGCGCGACCCGCGGCTTTCCAGGGCCATCCTCGCGCTGCACCGCGATCCACGCCGCAACTGGTCGGTGGCGGAGCTTGCCGCGGAGTGCAATGTCTCGCGCTCCGCCTTCGCCGAGCGCTTCCATGCGACCATTGCCCTGACACCCCTCCGCTATGCGACCGAGATGAAGATGGGGCTGGCCCGCCAATGGCTCGCGCAGGAGCGGCTGGCAATCGACACCGTCGCCGATCGCCTCGGTTATACGTCGCAGGCCGCGTTCAGTAGGGCCTTCAAGCGCGTCACGGGCCAGTCTCCCGGAGCCAGCCGACGCGCGCAGGCATGA
- a CDS encoding site-specific integrase: MENYSTKSVARLEKQAGSSGYAKGHMVPQNPWFSGTFASESATFDGYMVPNRKKPGIRAYLDGNFARRKHPLRDKEYCVWDTELAGFGMRVQPTGRYFWFVRLRHRGKHRRVSLGRTDDVDGDLARTRARRLLAEVALDGLPKRTVVKASPTLADFVTTYWSDIAHYWKASTAKRNLAAWRRELEPVFGATRLADITQADVTRWRDDCVGAKEARFNRAIPVLASLLKYAEALHLRRKGSNPTRGMPRYKRAPCERYLTPLEYRRLGAVLRDEEIELPINVAIVRLLLYTGARISEIRDIQWEWVRPPHLCLPDSKTGPKLIWLNSQALAILETIPRRINCKFVFPNTAGSGPINIGTWWYKVRRRCATPDVRIHDLRHSFASTAIMDNVPLATIGKLLGHFLPETTAKYAHLADDVIADAAQRISGGLAQALGLKS, from the coding sequence ATGGAAAATTATTCAACAAAATCAGTAGCGCGGCTAGAAAAGCAGGCCGGGAGTTCGGGGTACGCTAAAGGCCATATGGTCCCGCAAAACCCTTGGTTTTCGGGGACTTTTGCCAGCGAATCTGCTACATTCGATGGCTATATGGTCCCAAACCGGAAAAAGCCCGGTATCCGGGCATATCTCGACGGCAATTTCGCTCGGCGGAAGCACCCCTTGCGAGACAAGGAATACTGCGTCTGGGATACTGAGCTTGCCGGCTTCGGCATGCGTGTTCAGCCTACAGGGCGTTATTTCTGGTTCGTCCGCCTTCGCCATCGTGGCAAGCATCGCCGGGTGTCGTTGGGACGAACCGATGATGTGGACGGTGATCTAGCCCGGACGCGTGCGAGACGGCTCCTGGCCGAGGTAGCGCTCGATGGTTTACCCAAGCGCACCGTCGTCAAGGCATCGCCGACGCTCGCCGATTTCGTCACGACCTATTGGAGCGATATCGCGCATTATTGGAAGGCATCGACGGCCAAGCGAAACTTGGCCGCTTGGCGCCGCGAACTTGAGCCCGTCTTTGGCGCCACGCGCCTCGCGGATATCACGCAAGCGGACGTGACACGCTGGCGAGACGATTGCGTTGGCGCCAAGGAGGCGCGCTTCAATCGGGCCATTCCTGTACTGGCATCCTTGCTGAAATACGCAGAGGCGCTTCACTTGCGGCGCAAGGGCTCCAACCCCACACGGGGAATGCCGCGCTATAAACGCGCCCCGTGCGAACGCTATCTCACGCCGCTTGAGTATCGACGGCTGGGCGCTGTGCTGCGCGATGAGGAAATCGAATTACCTATCAATGTCGCGATTGTTCGACTGCTTCTTTATACCGGCGCCCGCATCAGTGAAATCAGGGACATCCAGTGGGAGTGGGTGCGCCCTCCCCATCTTTGTCTGCCGGACAGCAAAACAGGTCCCAAGCTGATCTGGTTGAATAGTCAGGCGCTAGCGATACTGGAGACCATTCCGCGCCGGATCAATTGTAAATTTGTGTTCCCCAACACCGCAGGTAGCGGCCCGATCAATATCGGCACTTGGTGGTATAAGGTGCGACGTCGCTGCGCGACGCCCGATGTGCGCATTCATGACCTGCGGCACAGCTTTGCCTCAACGGCGATCATGGACAACGTCCCGCTAGCTACAATCGGCAAGCTGTTGGGGCACTTCCTGCCCGAGACGACTGCCAAATATGCCCATTTGGCTGACGATGTGATCGCTGATGCCGCCCAACGCATCTCGGGTGGGCTGGCGCAAGCACTCGGATTGAAATCATGA
- a CDS encoding IS481 family transposase, with amino-acid sequence MMQIHPQARTTPAVRAEIARSTEPASVVAKRYGISDETVRKWRKRGEHACQDRSSRPKRLPWRVTEEERAIICTVRRSTGFPLDDLTFVLRHFLPHLNRDNIYRVLKAEGLNRRPAKPSTPPTKGQGSFREYDLGYVHIDVKHLPKLRTGDGEVRKRYLYVAIDRCSRFVHLAVYDAENAANAVAFLAEARKAFPFRITHVLTDRGSCFTADAFELACSKLKVTRRMTKPYTPQTNGMVERFNGRVASEVLGINVAGHPDLEMLLIGFNHAYNGRRQRVLSGLTPIDSVRKRLDHNGRLANPLYKPAHNNDLLPKVDEILYYANEVSQPDNVTRA; translated from the coding sequence ATGATGCAAATACACCCCCAGGCGCGAACAACGCCTGCAGTGCGAGCGGAGATCGCTCGATCCACGGAGCCGGCGAGTGTCGTCGCCAAGCGCTACGGCATCAGCGACGAGACAGTCCGGAAATGGCGAAAGCGCGGCGAACACGCGTGCCAGGATCGATCGAGCCGGCCAAAGCGGCTGCCATGGCGCGTCACCGAGGAGGAACGCGCGATCATCTGCACCGTGCGCCGATCGACGGGCTTCCCGCTGGATGACCTGACCTTTGTGCTTCGCCACTTCCTACCGCATCTCAACCGCGACAACATTTATCGGGTCTTGAAGGCCGAAGGCCTTAATCGACGCCCCGCGAAGCCATCAACGCCGCCGACCAAAGGGCAAGGCAGCTTTCGCGAATATGACCTCGGTTACGTCCATATTGACGTCAAACACTTGCCAAAGCTGCGGACTGGCGACGGTGAGGTGCGCAAGCGCTACCTCTATGTCGCCATCGATCGCTGCTCTCGCTTCGTCCACCTGGCAGTCTACGACGCTGAGAACGCGGCCAACGCAGTCGCCTTCCTGGCGGAGGCACGAAAGGCATTTCCCTTCCGTATCACCCATGTGCTCACTGACCGCGGATCCTGCTTCACCGCTGATGCCTTCGAACTCGCCTGCAGCAAGCTCAAGGTCACCCGTCGCATGACAAAACCCTATACGCCCCAAACCAACGGCATGGTCGAACGCTTCAACGGTCGCGTCGCAAGCGAAGTGCTCGGCATCAATGTCGCCGGCCACCCCGATCTCGAAATGCTGCTCATCGGATTCAACCATGCGTACAACGGGCGACGACAGCGCGTTCTTTCCGGGCTGACACCCATCGATAGCGTCCGCAAGCGGCTTGACCATAATGGCCGCCTTGCAAATCCCCTTTACAAGCCTGCGCACAACAACGACCTGCTACCCAAAGTCGATGAGATCCTCTACTATGCCAATGAGGTCTCACAACCAGACAACGTCACGCGAGCGTGA
- a CDS encoding IS110 family transposase, with the protein MSVVTIGLDLAKTVFQVHGVDEAGVTVLRRKLARAEMMSFFTKQPPCIVGMEACSSAHHWARMLVEIGHTVRLIPPQYVKPYVKRNKTDAADAEAICEATTKPNMRFVPIKTKQQQSILALHRVRSMLVRQRTATINALRGLLGEYGLIAGKGVRQLATLSQRLSTADESTVPVEAREALRCLFRHIDALTEKLGEMEAGIVAWHKSSPESQRLASAPGVGPITATAIVAAVGDGTQFRSSRHFAAWLGLTPRIKASGGKERIGRITKGGDRYLRTLLIHGARAVVGTTFRKDVAPRPWLKDLLARRPTNVAATAVAHKTARSLWAMMTRKEVYRRPSAQLMAA; encoded by the coding sequence ATGTCAGTTGTTACGATCGGCCTCGATTTGGCCAAGACGGTATTCCAGGTGCACGGCGTTGACGAAGCCGGTGTGACCGTATTGCGTCGCAAGCTTGCGCGTGCCGAGATGATGTCATTTTTCACTAAGCAGCCGCCATGCATTGTCGGGATGGAAGCATGTTCCAGCGCCCACCACTGGGCTCGTATGTTGGTAGAGATCGGCCACACGGTTCGGCTTATTCCCCCCCAATACGTCAAGCCGTATGTGAAGCGGAACAAGACGGATGCGGCCGATGCTGAAGCGATCTGCGAGGCCACGACCAAGCCGAACATGCGGTTTGTCCCGATCAAGACGAAGCAACAGCAGTCTATCCTAGCTTTGCACCGCGTCCGCAGCATGCTGGTCCGACAGCGGACAGCGACAATTAACGCGTTGCGCGGACTGCTGGGGGAATACGGCCTGATCGCAGGTAAAGGCGTGCGACAGCTCGCGACGTTGAGCCAGCGCCTGTCAACGGCCGACGAATCGACGGTGCCCGTTGAAGCAAGAGAGGCGTTGCGGTGCCTTTTCCGGCACATTGACGCGCTGACCGAGAAGTTGGGTGAGATGGAAGCGGGGATCGTCGCTTGGCATAAATCCAGTCCGGAAAGTCAACGCCTGGCTTCTGCCCCCGGCGTGGGCCCGATCACAGCGACTGCAATCGTGGCCGCAGTCGGCGATGGCACACAGTTCCGGTCCTCACGACATTTTGCTGCATGGCTCGGCTTGACACCGCGGATCAAAGCCAGTGGCGGCAAAGAGAGAATAGGGAGGATCACCAAGGGTGGTGACCGATACCTACGCACTCTGCTGATCCATGGCGCGCGAGCAGTCGTGGGGACGACGTTCCGAAAGGACGTGGCGCCGAGACCGTGGCTGAAGGATCTCCTCGCTCGTAGGCCTACGAACGTCGCTGCAACGGCGGTGGCTCACAAAACGGCACGGTCCCTCTGGGCCATGATGACGAGGAAGGAAGTGTATCGCCGTCCATCCGCACAGCTGATGGCGGCGTAA
- a CDS encoding Fic family protein: MRWNWQLIDWPNFGFDPTRLRAAEERFLRGSGVVVGTMHHLDGDARQGVVIELISQEMVESSAIEGEVLDRASVQSSIARQLGFVADKRRSNPAEAGAAELMADLYRRYAEPLTDKLLFDWHRMLMNGRRDLADIGAYRTHADPMQIVSGVLYAPRVHFEAPPSDRVPAEMARFVTWFNDSSPRGKAPLPAVTRAAIAHLWFETIHPFEDGNGRLGRAIAEKALAQSLEAPTLTALAATIHRRKKAYYAELQRASQSNQIDPWMSWFSDIVLEAQGRTIETINFLIEKTRLIDRLKGKINPRQEKALIRMMAEGLDGFAGGLSAQNYRTITDAASATATRDLADLVELGALERVGERRYARYHLKIHTAMSPAIVDISDQ, encoded by the coding sequence ATGCGGTGGAACTGGCAACTCATCGACTGGCCAAATTTTGGCTTCGATCCGACTCGCCTGCGAGCAGCCGAGGAGCGATTCCTGAGGGGCTCAGGAGTCGTGGTCGGCACCATGCATCATCTTGATGGAGATGCCCGTCAAGGAGTCGTGATCGAGCTGATCTCTCAGGAAATGGTGGAAAGCTCAGCCATTGAAGGAGAGGTTCTGGACCGTGCCAGCGTGCAATCGTCCATTGCCCGTCAACTTGGTTTTGTCGCGGACAAGCGCCGCTCCAACCCTGCGGAAGCAGGTGCCGCAGAGCTGATGGCGGACCTGTATCGGCGCTACGCGGAACCGCTCACAGACAAACTGCTGTTCGATTGGCACAGGATGCTGATGAATGGCCGCCGCGATCTTGCGGACATTGGCGCCTATCGTACCCACGCGGATCCTATGCAGATCGTGTCGGGCGTATTGTACGCGCCGCGCGTTCATTTCGAGGCGCCTCCGTCTGATAGGGTGCCGGCAGAAATGGCGCGGTTCGTCACGTGGTTCAATGATAGCTCTCCGCGTGGCAAAGCCCCGCTGCCGGCCGTCACGCGCGCGGCGATTGCGCACCTGTGGTTCGAGACGATCCATCCGTTTGAAGACGGCAACGGCCGCCTCGGTCGCGCGATCGCGGAAAAGGCGCTGGCACAAAGCTTGGAGGCGCCGACGCTGACGGCGCTCGCCGCCACCATCCACCGCCGCAAGAAAGCCTATTACGCCGAATTGCAGCGCGCCAGTCAGAGCAACCAGATCGATCCTTGGATGTCCTGGTTTTCCGATATCGTTCTGGAGGCCCAGGGCCGAACCATCGAAACCATCAACTTCCTGATCGAAAAGACCCGTCTGATCGATCGCCTGAAAGGCAAGATCAATCCCCGCCAGGAAAAGGCGCTCATTCGCATGATGGCTGAAGGGCTGGACGGCTTCGCCGGGGGCCTCAGCGCGCAAAACTATCGGACGATCACAGATGCCGCTTCAGCAACGGCGACACGTGACCTGGCCGACCTTGTCGAACTTGGTGCTTTGGAGAGGGTCGGCGAACGACGCTACGCCCGCTACCACCTGAAGATCCACACTGCCATGAGCCCAGCCATCGTCGATATCTCTGATCAGTGA
- a CDS encoding epoxide hydrolase family protein — protein sequence MTKPSYPAPTPFRIQVPDATLSDLRQRLQRTRWAVDLDNEDEIYGLSTAYLKPLVDYWIDGYDWRAAEAEINQVPQFKVEIDGLPIHFMHIRGKGPNPMPLILSHGWPWTFWDWSKVIGPLTDPAAHGGDPAQSFDVVIPSLPGFGFSTPVTRGDANFWKMADAFHKLMTETLGYERYAAAGHDYGGLITTQLGHKYADSLYGINVCAELPLSMFQSERPWDLTEGQMVPPGAPDELREEILLFQRYYASHVAVHMLDAQTLTHGLNDSPAGMLAWILQRWRHWSDKNAAFDPVFTRDHVLTNATIYWVTESIGSSIRAYKNANRYPWMPSHDRTPLVQAPAGFTFLGGDPYPPGETVETRVPNFRNGPLAAQFNIVHAKAYGKGGHFAPWENPDAVIEGIRSTFGGLNPDS from the coding sequence ATGACCAAGCCATCATACCCTGCACCGACCCCATTCCGCATCCAAGTACCGGATGCCACATTGAGCGACCTCCGACAGCGTCTGCAGCGCACGCGCTGGGCCGTCGATCTCGACAATGAGGACGAGATCTATGGACTGAGTACCGCCTATTTGAAGCCGCTCGTCGACTACTGGATCGACGGTTACGACTGGCGTGCCGCAGAGGCAGAGATCAACCAGGTTCCCCAATTCAAAGTCGAGATTGACGGTCTTCCCATCCATTTCATGCACATCCGCGGCAAGGGGCCAAATCCGATGCCGCTGATCCTCAGTCATGGCTGGCCCTGGACCTTCTGGGACTGGAGCAAGGTGATCGGCCCGCTAACGGATCCCGCCGCCCATGGCGGTGATCCTGCTCAATCTTTCGATGTTGTGATCCCGTCCCTGCCTGGCTTCGGCTTTTCGACCCCGGTAACGCGCGGTGACGCCAACTTCTGGAAGATGGCCGACGCTTTCCACAAACTAATGACGGAAACCCTCGGATATGAGCGCTATGCCGCAGCCGGGCACGATTATGGCGGCCTGATCACCACCCAGCTCGGGCACAAATATGCAGATAGCCTGTATGGCATCAACGTCTGCGCCGAACTGCCCCTGTCGATGTTCCAAAGCGAGCGGCCCTGGGATCTAACGGAGGGACAAATGGTGCCGCCCGGGGCGCCGGACGAACTTCGAGAGGAAATCCTGCTCTTCCAGCGCTACTACGCCTCGCATGTGGCCGTTCACATGCTCGACGCACAAACCCTAACCCACGGGTTGAACGACAGCCCGGCCGGGATGCTGGCATGGATCCTGCAGCGCTGGCGGCACTGGAGCGATAAGAATGCAGCCTTTGACCCCGTCTTTACGCGCGACCATGTCCTCACGAATGCAACGATCTACTGGGTGACGGAATCGATCGGCTCGTCGATCCGCGCCTACAAGAACGCAAACCGGTATCCGTGGATGCCATCACACGACCGGACGCCTCTGGTGCAGGCCCCCGCCGGCTTCACCTTCCTCGGCGGCGATCCCTATCCTCCGGGTGAGACGGTTGAAACCCGTGTGCCGAACTTCCGCAATGGCCCGCTCGCGGCGCAGTTCAACATCGTCCACGCGAAGGCCTATGGGAAAGGCGGGCATTTCGCACCGTGGGAGAATCCCGACGCGGTGATTGAAGGCATCCGGTCCACCTTCGGTGGCCTTAATCCCGATAGCTAG